Proteins co-encoded in one Thamnophis elegans isolate rThaEle1 chromosome 1, rThaEle1.pri, whole genome shotgun sequence genomic window:
- the LOC116510113 gene encoding membrane-spanning 4-domains subfamily A member 15-like isoform X2, whose product MGNLVVATLPARMASGTIIFIPSNGANIIQTAPGLPSAALQASGAIPYPQYGVQQLGISTSAPQQVPQKSPLERFLKAEPKVLGAVQILIGLIHIGFGAVSLCLFPPYYLPLSGFGGYPFWGGIFFISSGSLCVAAANRPNHTLVKSSAGLNITSAIMALIGVILYLCELRLSNNFWRYEDDYDTYNLISVGHGLSSVLLLFSVLEFCIAVSLAHFGCQAACCTDDQPTVLFVPYQVMGGGEVASEPNPPPPPTYDNVITKSQ is encoded by the exons ATGG GTAACTTAGTGGTGGCAACACTTCCAGCAAGAATGGCCAGTGGAACCATAATTTTCATCCCCTCTAATGGAGCAAACATAATCCAAACAGCTCCTGGATTGCCCAGTGCTGCTCTTCAGGCATCTGGAGCAATACCATATCCCCAGTATGGAGTTCAGCAACTTGGAATTTCCACCAGTGCTCCTCAACAAGTCCCACAAAAAAGTCCTTTGGAGAGATTCCTCAAGGCTGAGCCCAAAGTGCTTGGG GCTGTCCAAATATTGATAGGACTGATTCACATTGGCTTTGGGGCTGTCTCCCTTTGTCTCTTTCCTCCTTACTATCTTCCCTTGTCTGGATTTGGAGGTTATCCCTTCTGGGGAGGGATATTT ttCATTTCTTCTGGATCACTATGTGTAGCAGCTGCGAACCGTCCAAATCATACTTTG GTGAAATCTAGTGCAGGACTGAACATCACAAGTGCTATAATGGCATTAATTGGTGTCATCCTGTACCTATGCGAGCTGAGACTCAGTAATAATTTTTGGAGATATGAGGATGACTATGACACTTACAATTTAATT AGTGTCGGTCATGGCCTCTCCAGTGTGCTGCTCTTGTTCAGTGTGCTGGAATTTTGCATCGCTGTTTCCCTGGCTCACTTCGGGTGCCAGGCAGCTTGCTGTACTGACGACCAG CCAACGGTGCTTTTTGTGCCTTACCAAGTCATGGGAGGCGGAGAAGTTGCAAGTGAACCAAATCCTCCACCTCCACCAACTTACGATAACGTGATTACCAAATCTCAGTAA
- the LOC116510113 gene encoding membrane-spanning 4-domains subfamily A member 15-like isoform X1, with protein MGNLVVATLPARMASGTIIFIPSNGANIIQTAPGLPSAALQASGAIPYPQYGVQQLGISTSAPQQVPQKSPLERFLKAEPKVLGAVQILIGLIHIGFGAVSLCLFPPYYLPLSGFGGYPFWGGIFFISSGSLCVAAANRPNHTLVKSSAGLNITSAIMALIGVILYLCELRLSNNFWRYEDDYDTYNLISLQSVGHGLSSVLLLFSVLEFCIAVSLAHFGCQAACCTDDQPTVLFVPYQVMGGGEVASEPNPPPPPTYDNVITKSQ; from the exons ATGG GTAACTTAGTGGTGGCAACACTTCCAGCAAGAATGGCCAGTGGAACCATAATTTTCATCCCCTCTAATGGAGCAAACATAATCCAAACAGCTCCTGGATTGCCCAGTGCTGCTCTTCAGGCATCTGGAGCAATACCATATCCCCAGTATGGAGTTCAGCAACTTGGAATTTCCACCAGTGCTCCTCAACAAGTCCCACAAAAAAGTCCTTTGGAGAGATTCCTCAAGGCTGAGCCCAAAGTGCTTGGG GCTGTCCAAATATTGATAGGACTGATTCACATTGGCTTTGGGGCTGTCTCCCTTTGTCTCTTTCCTCCTTACTATCTTCCCTTGTCTGGATTTGGAGGTTATCCCTTCTGGGGAGGGATATTT ttCATTTCTTCTGGATCACTATGTGTAGCAGCTGCGAACCGTCCAAATCATACTTTG GTGAAATCTAGTGCAGGACTGAACATCACAAGTGCTATAATGGCATTAATTGGTGTCATCCTGTACCTATGCGAGCTGAGACTCAGTAATAATTTTTGGAGATATGAGGATGACTATGACACTTACAATTTAATT AGTCTACAGAGTGTCGGTCATGGCCTCTCCAGTGTGCTGCTCTTGTTCAGTGTGCTGGAATTTTGCATCGCTGTTTCCCTGGCTCACTTCGGGTGCCAGGCAGCTTGCTGTACTGACGACCAG CCAACGGTGCTTTTTGTGCCTTACCAAGTCATGGGAGGCGGAGAAGTTGCAAGTGAACCAAATCCTCCACCTCCACCAACTTACGATAACGTGATTACCAAATCTCAGTAA
- the LOC116510113 gene encoding membrane-spanning 4-domains subfamily A member 8-like isoform X3 yields MASGTIIFIPSNGANIIQTAPGLPSAALQASGAIPYPQYGVQQLGISTSAPQQVPQKSPLERFLKAEPKVLGAVQILIGLIHIGFGAVSLCLFPPYYLPLSGFGGYPFWGGIFFISSGSLCVAAANRPNHTLVKSSAGLNITSAIMALIGVILYLCELRLSNNFWRYEDDYDTYNLISLQSVGHGLSSVLLLFSVLEFCIAVSLAHFGCQAACCTDDQPTVLFVPYQVMGGGEVASEPNPPPPPTYDNVITKSQ; encoded by the exons ATGGCCAGTGGAACCATAATTTTCATCCCCTCTAATGGAGCAAACATAATCCAAACAGCTCCTGGATTGCCCAGTGCTGCTCTTCAGGCATCTGGAGCAATACCATATCCCCAGTATGGAGTTCAGCAACTTGGAATTTCCACCAGTGCTCCTCAACAAGTCCCACAAAAAAGTCCTTTGGAGAGATTCCTCAAGGCTGAGCCCAAAGTGCTTGGG GCTGTCCAAATATTGATAGGACTGATTCACATTGGCTTTGGGGCTGTCTCCCTTTGTCTCTTTCCTCCTTACTATCTTCCCTTGTCTGGATTTGGAGGTTATCCCTTCTGGGGAGGGATATTT ttCATTTCTTCTGGATCACTATGTGTAGCAGCTGCGAACCGTCCAAATCATACTTTG GTGAAATCTAGTGCAGGACTGAACATCACAAGTGCTATAATGGCATTAATTGGTGTCATCCTGTACCTATGCGAGCTGAGACTCAGTAATAATTTTTGGAGATATGAGGATGACTATGACACTTACAATTTAATT AGTCTACAGAGTGTCGGTCATGGCCTCTCCAGTGTGCTGCTCTTGTTCAGTGTGCTGGAATTTTGCATCGCTGTTTCCCTGGCTCACTTCGGGTGCCAGGCAGCTTGCTGTACTGACGACCAG CCAACGGTGCTTTTTGTGCCTTACCAAGTCATGGGAGGCGGAGAAGTTGCAAGTGAACCAAATCCTCCACCTCCACCAACTTACGATAACGTGATTACCAAATCTCAGTAA
- the LOC116510164 gene encoding membrane-spanning 4-domains subfamily A member 8-like, translating into MANRTVVLIPSNGANIIQTAPGLPNVALQASGAIPYPQYGAQQLGIPTSAPQQNPQNGPLERFLKAEPKVLGAVQILIGLIHIGFGAIALCLFSRYYLALSAIGGYPFWGGIFFISSGSLCVAAANSPNHGLVKSSVGLNITSAIMALTGIMLYISELIINSIPAFEGVGFGLSFVLLLFSLLEFCIAVSLAHFGCQSVCCTDAQPTMVFVPYQVIGDGAVAAEPTPPPPTYDNVIMKDQ; encoded by the exons ATGGCCAATAGAACCGTAGTTCTCATCCCTTCTAATGGAGCCAACATAATCCAAACGGCTCCTGGATTGCCCAATGTTGCTCTTCAGGCATCTGGAGCAATTCCGTATCCTCAGTATGGAGCTCAGCAACTTGGAATTCCCACCAGTGCTCCTCAACAAAACCCACAAAACGGTCCTTTGGAGAGATTCCTCAAGGCTGAGCCCAAAGTGCTTGGG GCTGTCCAAATATTGATTGGGCTGATTCACATCGGCTTTGGGGCTATCGCGCTTTGTCTATTTTCTCGTTACTATCTTGCCTTGTCTGCAATTGGAGGTTATCCCTTTTGGGGAGGGATATTT TTTATTTCTTCTGGATCACTTTGTGTAGCAGCTGCGAACAGTCCAAATCATGGTTTG GTGAAATCCAGTGTAGGACTGAACATCACAAGTGCTATAATGGCATTAACTGGTATCATGCTCTATATTTCCGAGTTGATCATCAACAGTATTCCTGCATTTGAG GGTGTCGGTTTTGGCCTCTCCTTTGTGCTGCTCTTGTTCAGCTTGCTGGAATTTTGCATCGCTGTTTCCCTGGCTCACTTTGGGTGTCAATCAGTTTGCTGTACTGATGCCCAG CCAACCATGGTTTTTGTGCCTTACCAAGTCATCGGAGATGGAGCAGTCGCAGCTGAACCAACTCCTCCTCCACCAACCTACGATAATGTGATTATGAAAGATCAGTAA